The Capsicum annuum cultivar UCD-10X-F1 unplaced genomic scaffold, UCD10Xv1.1 ctg18905, whole genome shotgun sequence genome contains the following window.
GAACTAGTAGGGAACTGCAGAAGAAGTAGATCCACCAGCCCTAATTAGGAAAGTGTGCACCAACATTGGGTCCATATGAAGAACTTTCCCTATCACCACCAGTAAGAGACAAGGCACTTCCAAAGGTGAGAAAAGGCATTGGAGCATCACTCCCTATTTGTTGAAGTTCTGCCTCGAATTCAACTTTTCGCTTTTGAGATTCCAATGCCTTCTTCAATTGTTCAAGTTGGGAGAGGCTAAGTCCTTCGATAATCGGAGATTCGCACACACGATCGTAGGCTCCCCTCCCAGATTCAAGTAGGGATTTCCCTACAGCTTTCTCCTTCTGGAGAGACTCCGGCATGTCCATGACCTCCTTATTGAGCCCACGTTGACCAGTGTTTCGATGAGCCCTGATTAGGTGGTTGTGGCGATCATCATCATTTGGTGGAGGGAGGTCCCTCCCCAGGAACGTATCCACCAGCAACTCCACGGAAGGGTGGCCAAAGGAGTAAACTTTGTTGGCCTTGCCTGGAGAAAATACCACAATGGCAATTTCAGCACCACATAGCGTACAAAGTTCACTAGCCTTTTTGAAGAGGCCAGCACGACGCTTAGAGAAAGTAACTTGCATgttactctcatttttcattttcaCTATTTTGACCTTTTTTCGACCCTTTCTCAATCTTGTCATGGCTAAGTTAACACTACTGAATATTTGTGAAACCAAGAAGTAGTATTTGTGATTTTTTATCTCAGCACCAAGAGCTTTTATATTAGAAATTTCGATATTTTGTTTCAcctttttaggaaaataaattaaaattacttGAAGAGcctataaatttatgttttttcattttttgtaaaatatttgaACGGAACCCGCTTTCGCCTCTATTCTTTGGGTCGTTAGCGTAATCGAATCCTTAATGACCATAATTCATAATTAGACAATATGTGtttttcttaatttgaattatgaCGTTCTACAAAAGTATTATAAAGAAAACATTACATCATTAGTAcgtatgatattttattttatcactttattaaTTTGAGTACACATTGAAGagtaataataaaaagtaaaatatcaaattaagatAATGTAGAGTTTTTTGCTGGTCCTATGTCTAATAGGACCTAACTTCAACTTGGGGCATATTGCTAATTACTGTTCGTGATCTTTGTAGGTTGCTTCCAAGctcaaatcatttaaaatgaaattgatatttttttttttgttatttatagaGTGGTATTTTCCATCCCTGTCAAATAAAATAGAGGGGGAGAACtggaagagagaaagaaaaagagcaaAGGAATGACAAGTCTAAAGGGGAAAATGACTAACACGTTGACTACCTTCGATAGACGAAAAAATTCAAGCGGTCTAACCTATCCCTAGGGCAGACCACAACTGAAAAGCACTAGACGAACTAACGGTGAGCTAGATAAAAAAAATCAGCTGGCCCTATGTGTAAAACCTTCTCGGGAGAGAGTCTTTCTTCAATGAGAATAAAGATAGTTTTCGAGAAAGACAAAAAGGAACTCGCCCTGTAATTTGACACCAAGGGTTAAGAGCTGATTGTTGGCGATGACTTGGTGAAGAGAATATATGAGAGAATGTTCTCGAACTGGGTTACGGC
Protein-coding sequences here:
- the LOC124890491 gene encoding agamous-like MADS-box protein AGL62; the encoded protein is MKNESNMQVTFSKRRAGLFKKASELCTLCGAEIAIVVFSPGKANKVYSFGHPSVELLVDTFLGRDLPPPNDDDRHNHLIRAHRNTGQRGLNKEVMDMPESLQKEKAVGKSLLESGRGAYDRVCESPIIEGLSLSQLEQLKKALESQKRKVEFEAELQQIGSDAPMPFLTFGSALSLTGGDRESSSYGPNVGAHFPN